Below is a window of Acidobacteriota bacterium DNA.
GGAACAGTCCGCAGGTCACTCCCTATCAGCATACGAACGGCGTTCTCTTCGGAGACACCACCTCGGGCGGCACCGGCAGCAACGGCTGCAATTTCTGTGGCGTGCTTTATAGCCTGGACGCGACCCTCCCGCGCTTCGCCCGCCTCGTCTATTGGACCGGCACGGTCGGTTCAAGCGTTCAGATTCTCGGCCAGGGCTTCACCGGAACGACGAGCGTGAAATTTAACGGAACCGCGGCGAGCTTCAACGTCGTCTCCGACACTTACCTCACCGCCACTGTCCCGGCCGGCGGGACGGCAGGCAATGTCAGCGTGACCACGCCTAGTGGCACGCTCGCCAGTAATCACGCCTTTCTGGTTGTGCCGGTGGTTACCGGATTCAGCCCGGCCAGCGGTCCAGTCGGATCGGCCGTCACCATCACAGGCAGCGGCCTGACCGGCGTCACCCAGGTGAAGTTTGGCGCCAAGTCGGCGTCCTTCACGGTGAACACCGACAGCAGCATCACGGCCACGGTCCCGGCCGGCGCCAAGACCGGTAAGATTTCCGTGACGTCTCCGGGTGGAGTCGTGATGAGCAAACTGAAGTTCACGGTGACGCCGTAGGATAGGGCGCCTTGCTCTCGGAGTCGTGAAAACGAGGTGTGCGAAATTCAGCAATCCCTGTTGTCGGTCGACATGAGTCAGCGCGCGCAATCTGCGTTTTCGCCGCTTTGTTTCGACTTCTTTCGCTTTCTTTCGAGATGGTGTATTCTGCCAGACAAATGGCGAAGAATATTCCGTCCTCACTTTTGTGCTTAACCCTATTGGCTGCGGCTTTGGGCGTCGCCCAGCAAACCCCAATCGGGTATAAACCCGCCGCCGATGCGGACAGCAAGAAGACCATCCTCCTGAAGGATTTCCATCCCGACACGGCGCTGCACGCCGGGAAGCACGAAGTAAATCGCGCAAAGTTTCCCGTCATTGACGTCCATAACCACACCAACGACCCGCGCGGCATCGGGGATCGTGTCGATCCGAAAGAAATGGTCGCGCGCATGGACAGCCTCAATGTGAAGACCGTCGTCATCCTCACCGGCGGTTGGGGCGACGACCTGCAGAAACTGATCGACACGATGGTCAAGCCCTATCCGGGGCGATTCATGGTGTTCACGCAAATGGACTGGAGCAAGATCGATGATCCGAACTTCAGTCAGTTGATGGTGAAACAGGTCGACGACTCGGTAGCGCGCGGCGCACGCGGCCTGAAAATGCTGAAGGAACTCGGCCTCGGAGTTCGCGACAAGACCGGCAAGCTGATCCCCGTTGATGACGCGCGGCTCGATCCGGTGTGGGAGGAATGTGGACGCCTCGGCATTCCCGTTTTCATTCACGTCGCGGACCCGGAAGCTTTCTTTCATCCGATCGACGCCAGCAACGAACGTTACGAAGAATTGATCGAACATCCGGACTGGAGTTTCTACGGGCCGCAGTTCCCTACTTTGCCCGAATTGATGGCGCAGCGTGACCGGATGTTTGCGAAACATCCGCAAACCAGGTTCGTCGCGCTGCACTTTGGCAGTTGGCCGGAGAATTTGGACTTCGTGGAGCAGACGCTGGACAAGTTTCCCAACGTGATGATCGAGACCGGCGCGCGCGAAGGAGAACTCGGCCGGCAACCGCGACGAGCTCGAAAGTTAATCCTCAAGAATCCCGACCGGATCATGTTCGGCACCGATGAAGGCGCGTCCGAGGCAATGTATAAGAACTACTTTCGCTGGCTCGAGACCGAGGATGAGTACTTCCCGTACGCGCAGTATCCGGGGCAAGGGCGGTGGATGATCTATGGACTGGGTCTGCCCGACGAGGTGCTGGAAAAGGTTTATCACTTAAATGCAGAGCGGCTGTTCAGCCAGTTCAAAGGCGCAGCACTTTCGAAATGAGGCGACCGAGGAGTGGCCCCTGTGGTGGCCGTTGTTTGGTCTTGACAACAGCCGTGGCCATCGACGAAAGTTACTAAACGAAACTAATCGAAAGATCAATTTGAATGCCTGCTGACGGATTATTTAACGAAGAGCGTCGACGAAAGATCCTCGAAATGCTCCACGGGGAGGGGCGTGTCCTCGTCAAGGATCTGGCGCGCCACTTCAAGATTTCGCAGATCACCATTCGTAAGGATCTGGAGATTCTCGACAGCCAGGGGGTTGTCCAGCGGACTCACGGGGGCGCCTTGCCCGTGCAGAGCGGAGCGCTGCTCGATCCCACGTTGCGTGAGAAAGAGAAACTCCACCGGCGCGAGAAGACACGCATCGCCGAAGCGGCCGTAGCCCTCGTCGAAGAAGGCCAGTCGGTCCTGTTGGATTCTGGCACCACGACCACCGCCATTGCACGCGCGCTGAAAGACATGTCGCGCCTCACCGTGATTACGAATGCGATCAACATCGCTGCCGAACTGGCCGGCACGCACATTGAAGTCATGCTCACGGGCGGAACCCTGCGCAAGAATTCATTTTCCCTGGTCGGTCCATTGGCGGAGCAGACGCTCCATCAACTCAGCGCGGACATTTTGTTTCTGGGCGTGGATGGGTTCGATACACACGCCGGGTTGTTTACTCCAAACATGCTGGAAGCACAGGTGAACCGCGCCATGGTGGAGATTGCGCGGCGCACGGTTGCCGTCTGTGATTCGAGCAAGTTTGGACGCCGCAGCTTGTGCAACATCATGCCGGTGACTTCCGTGCACGAGGTCGTCACCGACAAGATGATTCCCAAATCCGACCTGCGTGCCTTGAAGGATGCGGGCGTGAAGGTGACTGTGGTTTAGGGACCAGACACAGAATGACTTCGACCAATATTTCAAGCGAGTACGGCGCTCACACTCTGAGCGAAATTCTTTCCCAACCCGAGCGGTGGACGGCATGCCTGCGAAAGCTGGCGTCCAGCGCGGAATTGCAGCGGGCCGTCGAGCGCGCTCGACCCGGCGCAGAATGGCTTTTTGTGGGCTGCGGCACCAGCTACTACCTGGCCATTGCGGCTGCATCCGCGTTCCAGCACTTGGGACTGCCGGCGCGCGCGGTGCCCGGTTCCGAGATACTACTTTATCCCGCGCTCTCGCTTCCGCCTAGCCGCGACTACATACCCGTCGTGATTTCGCGTTCGGGTCGCACGTCCGAAGCGGTGCGAGCTGCACACCTGCTCGAAAAAGAGCGAAACCTGCGCACGATTGCCATCACCTGTGCCGACGGTGAAATGCTCGAAGCAGAAGCCAGTCTCACCCTCAAACTGTTGGACGCCGACGAACAGAGTACGGTGATGACCCGGTCGTTTACTTCGATGCTGCTCGGGCTGCAATATCTGGGCACTAAAATCGCCGGCGACGAAAAACTCTGCAGCGCCCTGATGCAACTGCCAAACGAAGCGGCCCCGTTGCTGGCGGACATTCCGCAACGCCTGCGGCTATTCATTGAGTCCCGCGATGTCGACGATTGTATTTTCCTGGCGCAAGGACGCTTGTTCGGAATCGCCTCGGAATGCATGCTCAAAATGACCGAATCTTCCTGTACCTATGCCCAGGTTTTCCATTCCCTGGAATTCCGGCACGGTCCGAAATCGATTGTTAGTCCTGATACGTTAATCACATTCCTGATCTCGGAATCTTCCTACGATGCGGAAGTTGAGTTATTGGAAGAGATGAAGAAATTGGGTGCGGCGACCCTGGTCATCGCGAACCGGCTGGATGCCCGCGCGGGAAAGTTCTCGGATTTTGCGATTGAACTGGGATTGACGGTTCCGGAGTTTGCGCGACCTGCCGCTTATACGATCTGGGGGCAGCTCGCTGGCGTCTATCACGGGCTGAAGAAGGGGCTCAATCCCGACTCCCCTAAGAATTTGACGCGAGTTGTCGAGCTGCAATAGCTCTTCGCTGTTGTTCCACCGCACGTAATCATCGCTGTATGGGGAAGGTCTACTTTTGTCTAACCTGGACATCGCTATCGCGGGAGAGATCAATTTTGATCTGATCCTCTACGGCTTGCCGCAGCCAATGCCGACAGAGCGCGAGTTGCTGGCCAGTTCGTTCAGCATGACCCTGGGAAGCTCCTCGGCGATTGTGGCGCACAATCTGGCGGCACTCGGGAGCCGGGTTGGATTCGTCACGAAAGTGGGCGACGACGCGTTTGGGCAAATGGCGTTGGAGCGTCTGGGCGCAAGCGGTGTCGATCTGTCGAAAATCATTCGCTCGGAGGACGAAGCTTCCGGCGTGACCGTGATTCTCCAACACGAGCGGGATCGTCACATTCTCACCTACCTCGGAACCATTTCGGCTCTGCGCTTTCAGGATCTCGACTTTGAATACCTGACATCAGCGCGGCATTTTCATATGTCGTCGCTGTTCCTGCAGAGAGAGCTGCTGGCACGAGTGCCGGAAGTATTCCAGCGGATGAAAGGCGCCGGCCTCACGACTTCGCTGGATACGAACGACGATCCAGATGGCCACTGGGACGGTGGACTCGAGGCGATCCTCCCCTACGTGGATATTCTCTTCCCCAATGAACGGGAAGCGATGAAGATGGCGCGCACGGACAATCTGGAAGCCGCGCTAGTGTGGCTCTCCGCGCGCGTGAAGACGCTGGTGGTCAAGTTGGGATCACGCGGGGCGATGGCCATCCATGAAGGACAACGCTACAACGCGCCTGCGGCGAAGGTGCAGGTAGTCGATCCAGTTGGCGCAGGAGACAGTTTCGACGCCGGTTTCCTCGACCAGTTTCTGCGCGGGGCCGACCTGCAGACTTGTCTTACCTTCGGGAATCTGTGTGGCGCGTTCTCGACCACCGCGAGCGGCGGCACGGAAGCGTTTCGCAATTCCACAGCGATGCGGGCTTTTCTCGGAAGTCTTTAATCAATCTGAATTGGATGTTTGGATCAGGAGAGTTTGGGGTGGGAAACGGGAATCGAACCCGCAACCGCCGGAGCCACAGTCCGGTGCTCTGCCAGTTGAGCTATTCCCACCGCAGAGATTGATTATAGCAAGGGGAAGTGGGGGGCCGTCAGGATGAGTCCCGCAAATCCTCACGCCCGGCGACTCCTTGCTGTTGCGCTACAACCCAAGCGGCTGACCCGATGATCCAGGAGATAAAGAAGCCTGTCCAAGCCAAACGGTCAGCAGGTTTGGAGACGACCATCGGCAACCATACGAGTAGAGTGAAGGCGCTCACCATGCCGGCTTCACACCACGCCGCCACCCGCGGAAGAACATGAAAGAGGATTCCGAGGCCGCAGGCAATTTGTCCGGCGCCAGTGAGGCAGGCCCAGAAGGTGCGGGCTGGCAGCCAGGCAGGGACAAATCCCATCGTCTCCGAGATGTAGACCAGATGAGAGAGGCCCACGGGCAGAACAGCGAGACCGAAAGCAACCAGCGCTCGCTGTAGACCGCGGCGGCCGCCGATCAGAGCGAACCCGGACCCCGACGCAGCACTTTCAGAGACGGCCCAGAGGATCCAACCGCCGCTCATCAGCATGACCAGTTCGCCGAAGCCCAGCCACACCGCCTCCATGCCGGGCGCAGCGAACAGAGCGGGAACCTTGAGGAGCATCCAGCCGATGAGGTAAGGGAACAGTATGCGCACGGCCCAAAGTGCGGTCGCGCGGAACAGCATGCCTACACCACAGCCGAGCATGAGCACGCCCGAGGCATAAGCCAGAGCAGTCCGGCCCGGCACCGAGGGTGGAACCGGCTGCCATACCAGCGCGAAGTCGTGGTAGATGAGGGCAAGCACGCCGAGGCCTACCAGTCCAATAGCGAAGAGCGCGCGGGCCGGTTGTAGGGTACGGTTCATGAATCTCTCCTGTCACTGAGTCCGAAACTCTGCCTCAATCAGCGAGTCATTGCCCATGAACCATACTCCATCTTCTCCCGCATGAGCTAGTACAACCGCTCACGGGTGGTCTTGAAGAAGCCATACGTCAACCCTTCACGTGAAAATTTTCTGGATAGAAGATCCCTACTGGGTGAGTGCAGTGGAATCCCACCTTTGCGCAAAGAACGCGCAAAGATGGGGCACCCAGCTACTGAAGAATTCGACTACTTCCTGCCTACGCCCATGTACTGGAATCCCATGGCGCGAAGGCGGGACGAATCGAGCAGGTTTTTGGTATCGATGATGATGGGGCGTTTGAGCAGGTGTCGAATCCTGCCGAAGTCAAGCGTGCGGAATTCTGGCCAGCCTGTGCCGACGACAAGAGCGTCCACACCTTCAGCCACGCCGTAGGCGGACTCGCAATACTTCACGGTACCGTTGAGCTGGTGTTTCGCTTCAGGAATTGCGACCGGATCGTACGCCCGAACGCGAGCGCCCTTGGACAACAAATTCTGCGCGAGTTGGATCGATGCAGAGCCAGCCACAGAATTCGTGTTGGGTTTGAAAGCGAGTCCGAGGATACCGACGTCCTTGTTGTTCACCGTGTCGATCGCACCGGATATTTTTTCAAACATCCGTTGCGCGACGCTCAGATTGACTTCACGAGCGGCACGCAGGATCTTCAGGTCCACACCGTTTTCGGATGCCAGTCCAGCCAGCGAATCCATATCTGACTCAGCGAAGATGCCGCCCATGCCGGCGCCAGGTTGCAGGCAGCGCGGTGCGATCTTCTTGTCGAGTCCGAGAGCGAGCGAAAGGCTGACCGCATCGGCGCGTACGTGTTCACACAGGCTGGCAATTTCGTTGATAAAAGAAATTTTCGTGGCGACAAAAGCGGTGGTCGCTTCCCGTGCCAGCTCCGCCGTCTCGTAGTTTGTCACCAGCACGGGCACGCCGCGCATCACGAGCGGATGAAAAATCTGTTTCAGCGCGGAAACCGCTTCACTCGAAGACGTCCCGAGGATAATGCGGTCAGGCCAGTTGAAGTCTTCCACCGCGCAGCCGTTTGTGAAGAACATGGGCTGGCAGACAAGAATGCTGCGCAGAGCTTGCGCCTTGAGTGCTTTTTCCAGATTTGAAGTTGTGCCTACCCGCACGGGTGTGACGATAGAGAGCACCTGCACCCGGCCGGCAGCCCGGCCCATGCGGAGCACCAACTCGTCCAGCCCTTGCGGAGAGTCTTCCGCGAGGAAAATGACTTGCGCCTTGCGCGCCAGATCTTCAGGGTCGGTGGAATACACGAGGCGTCCGGAACGAACATTGCGGCGAATGACTTCCTGCAAATTCTTTTCGAAGAAAGGAATTTCGCCTTTCGCCACTTCCGTGATGCGGGAACTGTCGGCGTGACAACAGCAAACGGGAGTGCCGAAATCGGCAAGACAGGCAGAGATGACGGTGGCGAGATAGCCGGATCCATAAACCCCAATGTGCATTGTGCCTTCTCTTAAATCGACCCGCAGCCTGGGATCCGGCGCTTGGTTTTAGAGCCCGTAACTCCTATGGTAATCAAGCGTTTGGACTTGGCAACGGCCGGAAAGTACATGTACTGGCGCCACTGCCCTATTGGCCGGGCGTTTGGGGTTTTTGGGGGTTATTGCAGGCTATGGTCGGGCAGACAAAAGGGAGCGTCCCAGCGGTATGCGGCCAACGTCTTCCCACACTCCATCGGTCTCCCGTACGAACATCAATTCGTCGAAGCGGATGGTGCGTGGACCAGTGAATTCCGCCCAGCGCTCACGGGCCACTGCGGCGGCATCGATCGCCTGCTGATCAACGTCTGTCTTCAGGATGGTCATGTGCGGAACGTACGGCCATGCTTCGGGGCAGTTCAAAGCCTCCACGCAAAGCTGATCGTGGAGTTCCCGCATGCGGTAGGCGGCCCGCTTCACTTGCAGAAACACGGTCGCCGTTGTGGGCAGAAAGGTTCCCACGTCGCCAATCTCGACTTCGAAGGGCTCCACGCGGCTGCAGGCTTCTTCTAGGAACTCAAGAGCCGCCTGCTCCGGGCCACTCAGCTCCCGCGGCGGCAGGATGGTCAGGTGAGCCGGCATATGAGGCAGGACTGGATGGAGCTCCCGGCGGAGGTTTTCCACGAAATTCCCAACCGGGTGGTGGATGTAGGCCACCAATGCGTAGCGTGAACGGGCCATGACTTGCGAAGAACGATTATAGCGTGAGCGCGGTCTGGGATGTTGGCGATGGTATGGGGAGGAGAGTTCCCAAAGTCACATTCGATTTTCGCAGGCGAGGAAGCGGCACAAATAAGCCAGTCATTTATAATCAGTTGCAGTCGGGGCGTAGCGCAGCCTGGTAGCGCACCTGCCTTGGGCGCAGGGGGTCGTGAGTTCAAATCTCGCCGCCCCGACCAATCATCACCCACTTGCACGCAAAATAAACTGCGGATGCTCTCACTGCACTACGAGCGTGAGGGTGGTCGTATGGGTTAGTGAGCCCGAATTGGCCGTCACCGTGATGGTATAGGTGCCGGCGGGTGTTCCCGTTGCACCACCTCCACCTCCGCCTCCGCCTCCGCCTCCATTTGTGCCGCCACCGCCGCATCCGGCCAGCCCGATAGTAATCAGCGACAGAAGGAACAGCAGCGACAGAAGAAGAGAGCGGCCTTTGCGGCGCTGTCGGGCCCGCGCCAACGGAACGACCAAGGCGCCTAACAATCCGATCGTCGAACTCAACCAAATCGATGGAACAAAGGGCGAGATCATCCCTGCTACGGGCGCTGTTGTTCGCGCTGTGGTCGTTACCGAGAGAGTGCCAATCCCTTTCCCGCTCCCGAGCGGATACGAGTTCGGGTTCACCGAACAGGTGGTAGCCTTCGCCGGAACCGTGCAGGAGACGGTAACGGTACCAGTGAATCCAAAGAACGGGTTCACTCCAATATCGTTGATGTAGGACGCCGTGCGACCTGCCGGCACCGTCTGACTTGTGATTCCTCGATCCGCGACGGCGAAATCTGCAGCCAGATTCAGGGCCAACGGAATCGAATTCGAGGCTGTGTAGTTTCCGTCGCCAGGATAGCTCGCTGTGACGGAGTATTGCCCGGGGGCGAGTTGCGTGGCGTCAAAGGTAGCAGTTGACTGGGTCGTGCCATTGCCTGTGCTGCCATTGGTCAACGAAGCCGTCCCCAGCACCGTGTTGCCGGAATAAAATGTAACGGTTCCTGTGGCTGGAGCGCCGGTTCCCGAGGCGCTGACGGTTGCCGTCAGCAGAAATGATTCTGACGTCTGCTGGGACGCGAGCAACGTATTGGTCGCGAGGCTGGTGATATTGAAATTGATGGGCGTCAAATCGACGCTGGAATTGAAGCTGGGGTCCCCGTAGTATCCTGCGGTGAGGGAGTGGGATCCTGCTTGGATTTGTGTAAGAGGCGGAGTCAACGCATTGCCACTCGCATCCAGCCAGTTGGACCCCGCACTCGCTCCGTTCGTGTCCCAGAAGTTTACCCAATTCCCCGGGGTGCCGTAGCCCGATTGCCCGCTGACGTGCGCCTGATAATAGACGGGCGTTCCGTACGGGCCCCCTGTGAATGGAATGAAATTCCCGCCCCCATCTTTTGTCAGCACCGAAAACGTAATGGTGGTTGGTTCCGCCTGAATCGTCACTGATACGGGGGGAGTGGAATCACTTCCCGCATACGTTCCATCGCCGGCATAGTGGGCATAGACCTGATACGATCCGCCCGGCAGCAGGTGCGTTACACCAGCAAAATTCGACTGATTGTCCAACGAAAACGTGCTCACCGTAAAATCACCCACGATATTACCCGGCGGATATTGCGTGAACCAGACCGATCCGGACGGCGTGCCCGTTCCGCTATTCGGTGTCACGGTTCCGGATACATTTGCGGGCGAGCCGTGTACGGCTGTGGTGGGACTGATCGAAAAGGTCGTTGTCGTCGGACTGAATGTCACCGAACTCCACTGGTTGATCAGGTTCGTTACGTTGACCGATCCCAGTCCGGTAGCTTGATCGTAGCCGGTTCCTGCCTGATAGGTTGCGTCGGGAGTTCCGTACTTGGGTTCACCGGGAACCGCATTATTGCCAACCGTGACATCGTTGAAAATGCATGTGCTCGCTGGAAGCGTCGTGATGGAAGCGTTGCATTGAGAGAGATTTTCCGCGGCCGCCAACCTGTACAGCACATAGTTCGGCTGCCCGACACGCACCAGTTGTTTTTGAATCACCAGGGACATGACTCCCGCGAAGGCAGGCGTTGACGCAGATGTTCCGCCCACGCCGATGAAGCTGATATTCCCATGCGAATCTGGGATACACGATCCCCGGATGCAAAGCAGATAAGGATCGTGCGTAGCAGCGGTGAGAGAAACATCAGGCAGGTGTCGAGCGTTATCGGAAGGAATGCCTGTTACACCTGCTTGCCAGGATGGCTTTGAAAAGAATGTGCTGGCGCCCCCGCCACCCGCCCAAATATTGGGATTAGTGCATCCGGGCTGACCTGCCGCGCAGCTTTGATTCCATGGATTTTCGGGAATATACGAAATCGCGGACTCTAAAGTCGGCTGCGCGTTGGTCGGCCTCCAGTACGTGCTGTCGTGTCCGTTTTCATTGAAGATCGTTCCGCCCACAGCCACGGTATATGGCGATGAAGCCAGCATGTTAACTGACAAACCGTGGGTCGCGATCGACTGGGTATTCGGGTCGTCGCAACCTGCCGACCCGGAATCGCCGGTCGCCACAACATAGGTGATTCCCTGCGCGGCCGCCTGCTGCGCCAGGCTCGAAATACCTGCTGCTTCGGCAGCGGTGAAATTTGCTTCGCAGCTGCCGAAACTCTCGCTCATCACGTCCGCGAGGTTATTATCGATGATGTATGCTTCGGACAAGTCGACTCCGTCTGTGGTGTTGGTCGACTTAGAGACCACCAATTCCACAAAGGCTGTGGGTGCGACCGCTCCCGCCCATGTGGTGTCGAGTACCGCCTCCACTTCCTCGCTTCCGCCCAAGTTTCCTGGATCGTCGCCGTTCACGACCACTCGGTAGGACGTGGCCTGGTCGTACATCCAAAAATGGAAATAAGTCACATCCTGGAGATTGATATTGGAGCGACCGACGATCGCGATCTTGGAAGACCAACCTACCAGCGGGTTAAAGTTGTAAATGGTGTAGTAGTCCGCCGGTCCCAGGGCATGCAACCCATTGCCGGAGGTGAATTGCGGACGTTCCCCTGCCTCGGCTTTCGCGGTAAATTGCGTCCCGGTCACGTGAACGAGAGGATTCTTATAAAAATTGTGCAGCGTGAATACACCTGCTACCGCCGGCGATAACGCTGCAGGAATGGTCGGATCCCCAGCGTTGGCCCAATGCTCTTTACCGTTCACCACAAATTTCCGGATTGAGGTTTCGAATGCCTCCTGCACCTGGGTCGCCGTGCCAGAGAACTCAATCAGCGTTCGCCCTTTATTTACTTGCACCGCATGAAATCCCTGTACTTGCAGCCACGCAGTGATTTTCTGGATATCGGCGTCCGCCGGGCCAAATTGCTGACCAAACTGGTCGGGTGTTAACCATCGGCGATAGCGAGGCGAAGCTTTATCCTGCTGGTCGTCAAGCAACTTTCGCAATTCCGATTCCTGTTCGGGACTGCGTTTGAGCACGAGCAGCATGCGATCCATTGCCAAGTCACGTGGCGCGAGGCCGCGGCCAAATTCCGCGCGAGCCAAGCGATGGACATTGCCCGTCAGCTTAATCCGGTTTGCGTTGTCCACTGGTTCGACCAAGCGCGGGACCACCTGCGCAAAGCAGACGGTTGTTTTCACAAGAAAAATAATCCCTAGGACCAAATGGGAGGTCAGTAACCTACAGCGATGTGCACTCATTCACCGCTCCCTATGAGTACGTAGATGCCGCACTCCGACCGTCCGAAGGTGACAAACACTTGTGCGCCACAGATGGAGTACCAGAGCCTGAAATGCGGTATCGAGTCGTCCTTGCTTTATAACTCGGCTCACAATATCGGTCACAGTGTAATGGCATCAGTTATGCCTTGTCTAACTATTTATCGCCTTGACGAAGGCGTCGGATCGAAACAAGCTCACCCTACTTACTCGCCTTGCAAGCGCAAGACGTAGTTATTTATTCTCTTGAATGAAGCGGAGGCCAAGGTGGACGTCGACCTGAACGAGCGGTGAATCGTGGCGGGACGGCACCAGTTTGGCAGGCCGGAACGTGGCCCGGGCGGGGCTACTAGTCCTTCGCACGTCTCTTGAGCGCAGGGGGTCCGCGGTTCAAATCCGCGCGGCCCGACTACTAATCCTCCTGGCCCCATATCAGCACCTTGCGCCTACCTTCGCCTCTACCCTGCAGATCCCGCCAATAATCGCAAGAGAGAGACAGAGTGGCTGCGGTGCGCGAGACCCGTTAAAATTGCTCGCATGAAAATGCGACCAACGTCACGATTCCTCCTTGCCGCTATTTTTCTTGGTTTCTCCTTACTGAGCGGTGTCCCGGCATACGGGCAAGCTCCCAAATCGTTTGATTCTCACGAAGTCCATCCCGACGGAAGCATCACGTTCCGCTACAAAGATGCCGGGGCCAAGAAGGTTTCTCTGATCCTTGATGGCGCGGGCGATCCGTTGCCCATGGCGAAGGATAAGGATATGGAGGGCGTGTGGAGCATCGTGACGCCTCCGTTGAAGCCGGAGATTTACGGGTACGCATTTGAAGTCGATGGCCAGGGACTGCTCGATCCGAAAAATACAGTGGTAAAACCGAACTTGCTCTATCTCGGAAATGCCGTGACAGTTCCGGGCAAGACTGCACAACTCTGGGATGTGCTCGACGTGCCGCACGGAGACGTCCATCACCATTTCTACACTTCTAAAGTCGTGCTCGGCCTCGCCGACGGGCAAAGTGAATATTTCGTTTACACGCCGCCGAACTACGATCCGAAGAGAGCCAACCCGTATCCGGTCCTCTACCTGCTGCACGGCTGGAGCGATCTCGCAAACGGGTGGACGGAGGTCGGCGAGGCAAATTTCATCCTCGACAACCTCATCGCGCAAGGTAAAGCGCAACCCATGATCGTCGTGATGCCTCTCGGATATGGCGACATGAAATTCGTCCTCGGCGGCGATGGAGGCTGGGACAACCCCAAATCCATCGATCACAACGTGGACCTGTTCACTCAGGCTTTGCTGACCGAAGTGCTGCCGCGCGTGGAGTCCGCCTATCACGTCTCTCGCGACCGCAATGACCGAGCGATCACCGGCCTTTCCATGGGAGGGCTAGAAAGCTTGTCGATCGGGCTGTCTCATTCCGAACAATTTGCCTGGGTCGGGGGATTCAGTTCCGCGGCGGCAACGCTGGTTGGTCATGAGCGCCTTGCGAAATTGGATGGGAAGACCGCCGATCTGCGACTGCTCTGGATTGCTTGCGGGACGGATGAAGGACTGATCAAGCCGAACCGCGAACTCATCTCATGGCTTACGACCAAGGGGATCACGGCGACCGCGATCGAGACGCCAGGAATGCATGATTGGATGGTGTGGCGGGACAATCTGTCGCACTTCGCGCCGCTGCTATTTCAGAAAGCCAAATAAGCTCGACGAGTCTCAGATTGCTGCCTGATTGTCCGGCAGGAAGCATTCGGTCCAGACTAACCAGCCACCCGTTGCCCGTCCCGTTTGGGGCGGGCAATTTTTGACTGCGTGCGGAAACGCGCGGGCGGAATTTCAAACTCGCGCTTGAAGGCGCGATTGAACGCAGCCTCAGACTCGTATCCAACCTCAGCGGCAATCTGCACGACCGAATGGCTCGTGGATGCCAGCATTTGCGCCCCCAACTGGAGGCGCCATCGCGTCAGGTACGACATGGGAGTGTCACCGAGATAATGTCGAAAGCGTTCGGCCAGCACGGAGCGGGAAAT
It encodes the following:
- a CDS encoding amidohydrolase, coding for MAKNIPSSLLCLTLLAAALGVAQQTPIGYKPAADADSKKTILLKDFHPDTALHAGKHEVNRAKFPVIDVHNHTNDPRGIGDRVDPKEMVARMDSLNVKTVVILTGGWGDDLQKLIDTMVKPYPGRFMVFTQMDWSKIDDPNFSQLMVKQVDDSVARGARGLKMLKELGLGVRDKTGKLIPVDDARLDPVWEECGRLGIPVFIHVADPEAFFHPIDASNERYEELIEHPDWSFYGPQFPTLPELMAQRDRMFAKHPQTRFVALHFGSWPENLDFVEQTLDKFPNVMIETGAREGELGRQPRRARKLILKNPDRIMFGTDEGASEAMYKNYFRWLETEDEYFPYAQYPGQGRWMIYGLGLPDEVLEKVYHLNAERLFSQFKGAALSK
- a CDS encoding DeoR/GlpR transcriptional regulator, which gives rise to MPADGLFNEERRRKILEMLHGEGRVLVKDLARHFKISQITIRKDLEILDSQGVVQRTHGGALPVQSGALLDPTLREKEKLHRREKTRIAEAAVALVEEGQSVLLDSGTTTTAIARALKDMSRLTVITNAINIAAELAGTHIEVMLTGGTLRKNSFSLVGPLAEQTLHQLSADILFLGVDGFDTHAGLFTPNMLEAQVNRAMVEIARRTVAVCDSSKFGRRSLCNIMPVTSVHEVVTDKMIPKSDLRALKDAGVKVTVV
- a CDS encoding SIS domain-containing protein yields the protein MTSTNISSEYGAHTLSEILSQPERWTACLRKLASSAELQRAVERARPGAEWLFVGCGTSYYLAIAAASAFQHLGLPARAVPGSEILLYPALSLPPSRDYIPVVISRSGRTSEAVRAAHLLEKERNLRTIAITCADGEMLEAEASLTLKLLDADEQSTVMTRSFTSMLLGLQYLGTKIAGDEKLCSALMQLPNEAAPLLADIPQRLRLFIESRDVDDCIFLAQGRLFGIASECMLKMTESSCTYAQVFHSLEFRHGPKSIVSPDTLITFLISESSYDAEVELLEEMKKLGAATLVIANRLDARAGKFSDFAIELGLTVPEFARPAAYTIWGQLAGVYHGLKKGLNPDSPKNLTRVVELQ
- a CDS encoding sugar kinase — translated: MSNLDIAIAGEINFDLILYGLPQPMPTERELLASSFSMTLGSSSAIVAHNLAALGSRVGFVTKVGDDAFGQMALERLGASGVDLSKIIRSEDEASGVTVILQHERDRHILTYLGTISALRFQDLDFEYLTSARHFHMSSLFLQRELLARVPEVFQRMKGAGLTTSLDTNDDPDGHWDGGLEAILPYVDILFPNEREAMKMARTDNLEAALVWLSARVKTLVVKLGSRGAMAIHEGQRYNAPAAKVQVVDPVGAGDSFDAGFLDQFLRGADLQTCLTFGNLCGAFSTTASGGTEAFRNSTAMRAFLGSL
- a CDS encoding DoxX family protein, whose amino-acid sequence is MNRTLQPARALFAIGLVGLGVLALIYHDFALVWQPVPPSVPGRTALAYASGVLMLGCGVGMLFRATALWAVRILFPYLIGWMLLKVPALFAAPGMEAVWLGFGELVMLMSGGWILWAVSESAASGSGFALIGGRRGLQRALVAFGLAVLPVGLSHLVYISETMGFVPAWLPARTFWACLTGAGQIACGLGILFHVLPRVAAWCEAGMVSAFTLLVWLPMVVSKPADRLAWTGFFISWIIGSAAWVVAQQQGVAGREDLRDSS
- a CDS encoding UDP-glucose/GDP-mannose dehydrogenase family protein, coding for MHIGVYGSGYLATVISACLADFGTPVCCCHADSSRITEVAKGEIPFFEKNLQEVIRRNVRSGRLVYSTDPEDLARKAQVIFLAEDSPQGLDELVLRMGRAAGRVQVLSIVTPVRVGTTSNLEKALKAQALRSILVCQPMFFTNGCAVEDFNWPDRIILGTSSSEAVSALKQIFHPLVMRGVPVLVTNYETAELAREATTAFVATKISFINEIASLCEHVRADAVSLSLALGLDKKIAPRCLQPGAGMGGIFAESDMDSLAGLASENGVDLKILRAAREVNLSVAQRMFEKISGAIDTVNNKDVGILGLAFKPNTNSVAGSASIQLAQNLLSKGARVRAYDPVAIPEAKHQLNGTVKYCESAYGVAEGVDALVVGTGWPEFRTLDFGRIRHLLKRPIIIDTKNLLDSSRLRAMGFQYMGVGRK